GTTACAAAGAGCAATAGCTCATGCTAAGTTCCTTGGTGCAAATGTAAAGGTTGTATTTAAAGTTCCAGGTAGCTATGATATGGCAATAGCTGTGAAAGAGCTACTAAAAAGAGATGATATAGATGCTGTTGTTACTTTAGGTGCAGTAATAAAAGGCGAAACAAAACATGATGAAATAGTAGCTACTCAAACTGCAAGAAAAATATTAGATTTATCAGTAGAATATGGAAAGCCTGTAACCTTGGGTATTATAGGTCACGGAGTTACGCATGAGCAAGCGGTGGAAAGAATAGAGGAGTATTCCACAAGAGCTGTTGAGGCTGCAATAAAATTGGCTAAGAGGTTAAGAGAACTAAGAAAAATACAAACATTAAATGAGGAAATGGTGGTAATTGAATGAAAATTATGCAAATAAATTTAGTAGACTATAAAGAATGGACTGAGAGTCTAGGGTATGATAGAGAGTGGAAAATTCAAAATTTTCAGCACGGTTTTTTATCTAGACTTAATGAAATAGCGGCAGAAATAAATTCATTT
The sequence above is drawn from the Sulfurisphaera tokodaii str. 7 genome and encodes:
- the ribH gene encoding 6,7-dimethyl-8-ribityllumazine synthase; protein product: MPDQSINLAIVVAEFNYDITYLMLQRAIAHAKFLGANVKVVFKVPGSYDMAIAVKELLKRDDIDAVVTLGAVIKGETKHDEIVATQTARKILDLSVEYGKPVTLGIIGHGVTHEQAVERIEEYSTRAVEAAIKLAKRLRELRKIQTLNEEMVVIE